A genomic window from Pirellulales bacterium includes:
- a CDS encoding valine--tRNA ligase, whose translation MATSKDELPKQYEHNAAQARWYQFWEERGYFHSVPDPKRKPFTIVIPPPNVTGALHLGHALNNSLQDILIRYKRMQGFNTLWMPGTDHAGIATQAIVEKRLLEEEKKSRHDLGRDGLIERIWNWKQEYEARILSQLKQMGCSCDWQRTRFTLDDICARAVRFTFFRLFGDGLIYRGKRLVNWDTYLQTAVSDDEVEYKTVPGSFWHLRYPVVNPQPGEPTHVTVATTRPETMLGDTAVAVHPDPAKALDAARALLEAKLAEAPEKQKPEIQAQIDELAERRRTLLPELETLRDMARAGRHVLLPLLNREIPLVADVWAKPELGSGCVKITPAHDPNDYEVGLRQKLPMTNILNFDGTLNDAAGTYRGLTMSDARKRVVEDLDAQGLLAAVENREIELAHSDRSKTPIEPLLADQWFVRMEQLAQTAMDAVTGGRVRIVPARYARSYLDWLSEKRDWPVGRQLWWGHRIPIWYNDTATEAELQTAFQDRDDITWTRDEAGNRWLICSRDEDLAENALPGHKLVQDAEVLDTWFSSALWPHSTLGWPEQTPELAYYYPTSVLVTSRDIITLWVARMVITGLYNVGKVPFHDVYIHPKILDGYGEGMSKSKGNGVDPIDVMEKFGADALRFGLAHLTTETQDVRMPVEFECPHCQKLVEQTKKNRVLPRIECPQCGQAFSTQWAKAPADTALPRGAVVSERFEGARNFCNKLWNASRFALLNLDGYAPAPVKDDELAVEDRWLLSRLATVTTQVTEALDTYRFADACRTLYDFAWNEFCSFYVEMVKNRLSDPSARPVAQRVLAHALDTLLRLLHPMIPFLAEEVWQLLREAAPERGLPQPAPAAESVMLAPWPVAELARQDQAIERRFGLFQEVLRGLREIRSRQNIPPRTEISFSVRTDAETATLLQPMEPYFDSMAEAKASQWGPDVEPPATHAKVALPGIEIYADLAGLIDVEAEIKRNEKEQEKVLAGIGAKEKKLANANFVDRAPPEVVAQERAGLEELRQRLASIERALVTLRARSK comes from the coding sequence ATGGCGACGAGCAAAGACGAGCTGCCGAAGCAGTATGAGCACAACGCGGCGCAGGCCCGCTGGTACCAGTTCTGGGAAGAGCGCGGCTATTTTCACAGCGTCCCCGATCCGAAACGCAAGCCCTTTACCATCGTCATTCCTCCGCCGAACGTGACCGGCGCGCTCCACCTGGGGCACGCGCTGAACAACTCGCTGCAAGATATCCTCATCCGCTACAAGCGGATGCAGGGCTTCAATACCCTCTGGATGCCCGGCACCGATCACGCCGGCATCGCCACCCAGGCGATCGTCGAAAAACGACTGCTCGAAGAAGAAAAAAAGTCGCGGCACGATCTCGGTCGCGACGGCCTCATCGAGCGCATCTGGAACTGGAAGCAGGAGTACGAAGCCCGCATTCTCAGCCAGCTCAAGCAGATGGGCTGCAGTTGCGACTGGCAGCGCACGCGGTTCACGCTCGACGACATCTGCGCCCGCGCCGTGCGTTTCACCTTCTTCCGCTTGTTCGGCGATGGTTTGATCTATCGCGGCAAGCGATTGGTGAATTGGGATACCTACCTGCAAACCGCCGTCAGTGACGACGAAGTCGAATACAAAACCGTGCCCGGCAGCTTCTGGCACCTGCGCTACCCGGTGGTGAACCCTCAGCCGGGCGAGCCGACCCACGTCACCGTGGCCACGACCCGCCCCGAGACGATGCTGGGCGATACCGCCGTGGCGGTGCATCCCGACCCGGCCAAAGCGCTCGACGCGGCCCGCGCCCTCCTCGAGGCAAAACTGGCCGAAGCACCCGAAAAACAGAAACCCGAAATTCAAGCTCAAATCGACGAGCTGGCCGAGCGGCGCCGTACCCTCTTGCCGGAGCTGGAGACGCTGCGCGACATGGCCCGCGCCGGTCGGCATGTACTGTTGCCCCTGTTGAATCGCGAGATTCCGCTCGTGGCCGATGTGTGGGCCAAGCCGGAGCTCGGCAGCGGCTGCGTCAAAATCACCCCCGCTCACGATCCCAACGACTACGAAGTCGGGCTGCGCCAGAAACTCCCGATGACGAACATCCTCAACTTCGACGGCACTCTGAATGATGCCGCCGGAACCTATCGCGGGCTGACCATGTCAGACGCACGCAAACGCGTCGTCGAGGATCTCGACGCACAGGGCCTGCTGGCCGCGGTGGAGAATCGCGAGATCGAGCTGGCGCACTCCGATCGCTCGAAGACGCCGATCGAGCCCTTGCTGGCCGATCAATGGTTCGTGCGGATGGAGCAGCTCGCCCAAACCGCGATGGACGCCGTGACCGGCGGCCGCGTGCGAATCGTGCCAGCCCGCTACGCACGCAGTTACCTCGACTGGCTGAGCGAGAAACGCGATTGGCCGGTCGGGCGGCAACTGTGGTGGGGGCACCGCATCCCCATCTGGTACAACGACACCGCCACCGAAGCAGAACTGCAAACGGCCTTCCAAGATCGCGACGATATCACCTGGACGCGCGACGAGGCCGGCAACCGCTGGCTCATCTGCTCGCGCGACGAGGATCTGGCCGAAAATGCCCTGCCCGGCCACAAGCTCGTGCAAGACGCCGAGGTCCTCGATACCTGGTTCAGCTCCGCCCTCTGGCCCCATTCGACCCTGGGCTGGCCCGAGCAGACGCCGGAGCTGGCCTACTACTATCCCACCAGCGTCCTCGTGACGAGCCGCGACATCATCACGCTCTGGGTGGCGCGGATGGTGATTACGGGACTCTACAACGTGGGCAAAGTGCCGTTCCACGACGTCTATATTCACCCCAAGATCCTCGACGGCTACGGCGAAGGGATGTCGAAGTCGAAGGGCAACGGCGTCGATCCGATCGACGTGATGGAGAAGTTCGGCGCCGATGCGCTGCGCTTCGGCCTCGCGCATCTCACCACCGAGACGCAAGACGTGCGGATGCCGGTGGAATTCGAGTGTCCGCACTGCCAGAAGCTGGTGGAACAAACCAAGAAGAACCGCGTGCTGCCGCGCATCGAGTGCCCGCAGTGCGGCCAGGCCTTCTCGACGCAGTGGGCCAAGGCCCCCGCCGACACGGCTTTGCCGCGTGGCGCCGTGGTGAGCGAACGCTTCGAGGGCGCGCGCAACTTCTGCAACAAGTTGTGGAACGCGAGCCGCTTTGCGCTTTTGAATCTCGACGGCTACGCACCGGCCCCGGTGAAAGACGACGAGCTGGCGGTCGAAGACCGCTGGCTCTTGAGTCGCCTGGCCACCGTGACCACGCAGGTGACCGAGGCGCTCGACACGTATCGCTTCGCCGATGCCTGTCGCACGCTGTACGACTTCGCCTGGAACGAGTTCTGCAGCTTCTACGTGGAGATGGTCAAGAATCGTCTGAGTGATCCTTCCGCGCGACCAGTGGCACAACGCGTGCTAGCCCACGCGCTCGATACGCTGCTGCGATTGTTGCACCCGATGATTCCCTTCCTGGCGGAAGAGGTATGGCAACTGTTGCGCGAGGCGGCGCCCGAGCGCGGCTTGCCGCAGCCTGCCCCCGCGGCCGAAAGCGTGATGCTGGCCCCCTGGCCGGTGGCCGAACTGGCTCGGCAGGATCAAGCCATCGAACGCCGCTTCGGTCTTTTCCAGGAGGTGCTGCGTGGGCTGCGCGAGATTCGCAGCCGGCAGAACATTCCGCCGCGGACCGAGATCTCTTTCTCCGTGCGGACCGATGCCGAGACCGCCACGCTGCTCCAACCAATGGAGCCTTATTTCGATTCAATGGCCGAGGCCAAGGCCAGCCAGTGGGGCCCTGACGTGGAGCCGCCGGCGACGCACGCCAAGGTGGCACTGCCTGGCATCGAGATCTACGCCGATCTCGCCGGCCTGATCGACGTGGAAGCCGAAATCAAGCGCAACGAGAAAGAGCAGGAAAAAGTGCTCGCCGGCATCGGCGCGAAGGAAAAGAAGCTGGCCAACGCCAACTTCGTGGACCGCGCGCCCCCCGAGGTGGTGGCCCAAGAGCGGGCCGGGCTCGAAGAGCTGCGCCAGCGCCTCGCCTCGATCGAAAGGGCTTTGGTGACGTTACGCGCTCGGTCGAAATAG
- a CDS encoding homoserine dehydrogenase has product MEKTKVALVGLGTVGSGVARLLLDFGDRTARHAGRTLWLEQVVVRDVHKPRQVELPGGLISDDLTRITNDPEIVAVAHLLGGLEPARTIMLELLESGKDVVTANKALLAEHGPELFERARELGRTIAFEASVAGGIPIITNISQCLSANQITSIYAILNGTSNFILTQMEDEGATYAEALAEAQRLGYAEADPSMDVDGTDAAQKLAILAQLAFGSQVHWSEIPRRGIDTLELVDLRYALELGYRIKLVAVARLVVEGLELHVSPTLVKIGTPLAEVRGAHNAVSVVGDAVGRVFFHGLGAGQMPTASAVVADLIDMVVGRTAITFRNLELWSQRKDAVNARDHDKVPGRFYLRFNVEDRPGVMAEVTSVLGRHGVSIASVIQHEAFTPNTGVVPLVIMTHLTTEGATRQAVEEIDRLPCVSSQCVRMRVEN; this is encoded by the coding sequence ATGGAAAAAACCAAGGTAGCGCTGGTCGGGCTCGGCACCGTCGGGAGTGGCGTCGCGCGGTTGTTGCTCGACTTTGGCGATCGTACCGCACGGCATGCCGGTCGCACGCTATGGCTCGAGCAGGTCGTCGTGCGCGATGTACACAAGCCGCGCCAGGTCGAGTTGCCCGGCGGTCTCATCAGCGACGACTTGACGCGCATCACGAACGATCCCGAGATCGTGGCCGTCGCGCACCTGCTGGGGGGATTGGAACCAGCGCGGACGATCATGCTCGAACTGCTCGAAAGTGGCAAGGATGTCGTCACGGCGAACAAGGCGCTGCTGGCCGAGCATGGCCCCGAATTGTTCGAGCGTGCCCGCGAGCTGGGGCGCACGATCGCCTTCGAGGCCTCGGTCGCCGGCGGCATTCCGATCATCACCAACATCAGTCAGTGCTTGTCGGCCAACCAGATCACGTCGATCTACGCCATTCTGAATGGCACGAGCAACTTCATCCTCACGCAGATGGAGGACGAAGGCGCCACCTACGCCGAGGCGCTCGCCGAAGCGCAACGACTGGGCTACGCCGAGGCCGATCCCAGCATGGACGTCGACGGCACCGACGCGGCGCAGAAGCTCGCCATCCTGGCGCAGCTCGCGTTCGGCTCGCAGGTGCATTGGAGCGAAATCCCCCGCCGCGGCATCGACACGCTGGAGCTGGTCGACCTGCGTTACGCGCTCGAGCTGGGCTATCGCATCAAGCTCGTGGCGGTCGCGCGGCTAGTCGTCGAGGGGCTCGAACTGCACGTCTCGCCGACGCTGGTTAAGATCGGCACGCCCCTGGCCGAAGTTCGAGGCGCGCACAACGCCGTCAGCGTGGTGGGGGACGCCGTGGGACGAGTCTTCTTCCACGGTCTCGGCGCCGGGCAGATGCCGACCGCCTCGGCCGTCGTCGCCGACCTGATCGATATGGTCGTCGGTCGCACGGCGATCACCTTCCGCAACCTGGAGCTCTGGTCGCAGCGCAAGGACGCCGTCAACGCCCGCGACCACGACAAGGTGCCCGGCCGCTTCTACCTGCGTTTCAACGTCGAAGATCGCCCGGGCGTCATGGCCGAAGTGACCAGCGTGCTCGGCCGGCACGGTGTTTCGATCGCTTCGGTCATCCAGCACGAGGCCTTCACGCCGAACACGGGGGTCGTGCCGCTGGTGATCATGACCCATCTGACCACCGAAGGCGCCACGCGGCAGGCCGTCGAAGAGATCGACCGTCTCCCCTGCGTCAGCTCGCAATGCGTCCGCATGCGGGTCGAGAACTAA
- the ptsP gene encoding phosphoenolpyruvate--protein phosphotransferase, translated as MRKGLAVSPGVAVGKAYCIDEVFVGHDAKPLEESEVLHELARYERAVEHAAADLNALYQKVASQVGPEEAAIFLTHVSILRDPVFAAKMRRFIAKDRQRAPAALHRLLNEYTSLFARTKDDYLKERLADVRDVILRVSGYLSEMLQPGAEATSGPIILVADELLPSQVVTLGERQVAGIVTQAGGRTSHAAILARGRGIPAVSGVRGILRQVRNGDTVIVDGRDGNVIVNPHAEVEAAYRKLQREFVDLKDSLVENRDRQAVTRDGERIELLANINNVGDAEAAAAMGADGVGLFRTEYLFLTHADVPDEEEQLEAYRAVIDASPHRHTTIRTLDLGGDKTIPYLGHSREANPFLGWRSIRLSFEHPEFFITQIRAVLRAAHDPLGRKSEVKLLFPMITVLEEMRRIRAMVRRAQRQLQTEGKPYVEVPIGLMLEVPAAAASIDTLLDVVDFVSIGSNDLVQYLMAADRDNPKVSHLYQPLSPAVLRVLFNVIRTCRVAGKPVTLCGEMAGAPRSFVLLYAMGLRSFSMSPAFIPTAKELVRNLSQEKAEEILSRAMQLKTSAQIIRFMGEQTDELCPNLKLLDSE; from the coding sequence ATGCGCAAAGGACTCGCGGTTTCCCCAGGCGTGGCCGTGGGAAAGGCTTACTGCATCGACGAGGTGTTCGTCGGCCACGACGCCAAGCCCCTCGAAGAGTCGGAAGTTCTTCACGAACTGGCCCGCTACGAACGCGCGGTCGAACACGCCGCGGCCGATCTGAATGCGCTCTACCAGAAGGTGGCCAGCCAGGTCGGGCCCGAGGAAGCCGCCATCTTCCTCACCCACGTCTCGATCCTGCGCGATCCCGTCTTTGCCGCCAAAATGCGGCGATTCATCGCCAAAGATCGCCAGCGGGCCCCCGCCGCCCTCCATCGCCTGCTGAACGAGTACACCTCGCTCTTCGCCCGGACCAAAGACGACTACCTCAAAGAGCGTCTGGCCGACGTCCGCGACGTGATCTTGCGCGTCAGCGGCTACCTTTCCGAAATGCTCCAGCCGGGGGCCGAGGCCACCAGCGGACCGATCATTCTCGTGGCAGACGAGTTGCTCCCCTCGCAGGTGGTAACCCTGGGAGAACGCCAGGTCGCCGGCATTGTGACCCAGGCGGGAGGACGGACCAGCCACGCCGCCATCCTCGCCCGTGGACGCGGCATTCCGGCCGTCTCGGGCGTGCGCGGCATCCTGCGCCAGGTACGCAATGGCGACACGGTGATCGTCGACGGGCGCGACGGCAACGTCATCGTCAATCCGCATGCCGAAGTCGAGGCCGCCTACCGTAAGCTGCAACGCGAGTTCGTCGATCTCAAGGATTCGCTCGTCGAGAATCGCGATCGTCAGGCGGTCACGCGCGACGGTGAGCGGATCGAGCTGCTGGCCAACATCAACAACGTGGGAGACGCCGAAGCGGCCGCGGCCATGGGGGCAGACGGCGTGGGACTCTTCCGCACGGAATATCTCTTCCTGACGCACGCCGACGTCCCCGACGAGGAAGAGCAACTCGAGGCGTACCGCGCGGTCATCGATGCCAGCCCCCATCGCCACACGACGATCCGCACGCTCGATCTCGGCGGCGACAAGACGATTCCCTACCTGGGGCATAGCCGCGAGGCCAATCCCTTTCTGGGCTGGCGCTCGATCCGGCTTTCGTTCGAGCATCCCGAGTTCTTCATCACGCAGATCCGCGCCGTGCTGCGGGCGGCGCACGATCCCCTGGGACGCAAGAGCGAGGTGAAGTTGCTCTTTCCGATGATTACGGTGCTCGAAGAGATGCGCCGCATTCGGGCTATGGTGCGCCGCGCGCAGCGCCAATTGCAGACCGAGGGCAAACCGTACGTCGAGGTACCGATCGGCCTGATGCTCGAAGTGCCCGCCGCGGCAGCCAGCATCGATACGCTGCTCGATGTGGTCGATTTCGTCTCCATCGGCTCGAACGATCTCGTGCAGTACCTGATGGCCGCCGATCGCGACAACCCCAAGGTCAGCCACCTCTATCAACCCCTGAGCCCAGCGGTGCTACGCGTGCTGTTCAACGTGATTCGCACCTGCCGCGTGGCGGGCAAGCCCGTCACTTTGTGTGGCGAGATGGCCGGCGCGCCACGTTCTTTCGTCCTGCTGTACGCCATGGGTCTGCGCAGCTTCAGCATGAGTCCCGCCTTCATCCCCACGGCAAAAGAGCTAGTGCGCAACCTGAGCCAGGAAAAGGCCGAGGAAATCCTCTCGCGGGCCATGCAGCTTAAGACTTCGGCCCAGATCATCCGCTTCATGGGCGAACAGACCGACGAGCTTTGTCCGAACCTGAAACTGCTCGACTCGGAATAA
- a CDS encoding bifunctional nuclease family protein — translation MPVQMELSRIIISEINDHQVIYLKEVDGDRTFPILIGIFEATTIDRRVKGFTSPRPLTHDLLVSVAENLGGELQDVVISELKDHTYFARLRIKREGELVEVDARPSDAIAVAVTCDPALPIYVSEEVLNDVLGE, via the coding sequence ATGCCGGTGCAGATGGAGTTGTCGCGGATCATCATCAGCGAGATCAACGACCATCAGGTGATTTACCTGAAAGAGGTCGATGGCGATCGCACGTTTCCGATCTTGATCGGCATCTTTGAAGCCACCACGATCGATCGCCGCGTGAAGGGGTTTACCTCGCCGCGGCCCCTTACGCACGATCTGCTGGTCAGCGTGGCGGAGAATCTCGGCGGCGAGTTGCAGGACGTCGTGATCAGCGAGTTGAAAGACCATACGTACTTCGCGCGGCTGCGCATCAAGCGCGAAGGAGAGCTGGTCGAGGTCGACGCCCGGCCGTCCGACGCCATCGCCGTGGCCGTGACGTGCGACCCGGCCCTGCCGATCTACGTGTCGGAAGAAGTGCTCAACGACGTGCTGGGAGAGTAA
- the cimA gene encoding citramalate synthase, whose protein sequence is MRRIQIYDTTLRDGSQGEGVSFSLEDKLAITERLDALGFDFVEGGYPLSNEKDAQYFQRVQQLPLDHAAVCAFGMTRRKGIAAADDPGMQALVHAGASVITLVGKTWDFHATEILHVSLDENIAMIADSVAYLRSCGRRVIYDAEHFFDGTKANADYALATIRAAADAGAEIVVLCDTNGGSLPEEIAELTRRAVDALPVPVGIHCHNDCELAVANSLAAIDAGASHVQGTINGLGERCGNVDLITVVANLTLKKRGYEALHANKLEHLTELSRFVYETANMHFRDNQPFVGRSAFAHKGGMHAHAVNRVARSYEHIDPTLVGNERRILVSELSGKSNILALATRHNIADDPKVAEKILAEVVRLENSGYQFEAAEASFDLLVKRTMGAFEPHFERLNYRVEVQTDEQGTVTTEATVKLRVRDELRHEVAEGDGPVNALDAALRKALLGVYPALAEVNLVDYKVRVINSEASTAARVRVVIESRDEHDVWGTVGVSENVVEASWMALLDSIEYKLYKDEARRAQPKSAPSKEREPAPAGAGR, encoded by the coding sequence ATGCGCCGCATTCAGATCTACGACACCACGCTCCGCGACGGTAGCCAGGGTGAAGGAGTCAGCTTCTCGCTCGAGGACAAGCTGGCCATTACCGAACGGCTCGACGCGCTCGGCTTCGATTTTGTCGAGGGGGGCTACCCGCTGTCGAACGAGAAGGACGCGCAATACTTCCAACGCGTGCAGCAGCTTCCGCTCGACCACGCCGCCGTGTGCGCCTTCGGCATGACGCGGCGCAAGGGGATCGCCGCGGCCGACGATCCGGGCATGCAGGCCCTGGTGCATGCCGGTGCCTCGGTCATCACGCTGGTCGGCAAGACGTGGGACTTTCACGCCACCGAGATCCTGCACGTCTCGCTCGACGAGAACATCGCCATGATCGCCGACAGCGTGGCCTACCTCCGCTCGTGCGGCCGCCGGGTGATCTACGACGCCGAGCATTTCTTCGACGGCACGAAGGCCAACGCCGACTACGCGCTGGCCACGATCCGCGCCGCGGCCGACGCCGGCGCCGAGATCGTCGTCCTGTGCGATACGAATGGCGGCAGCCTGCCCGAGGAAATCGCCGAGCTGACACGCCGTGCCGTCGACGCGCTCCCGGTGCCGGTGGGCATCCATTGCCACAACGACTGCGAACTGGCGGTAGCCAATTCGCTGGCGGCCATCGACGCCGGGGCCTCGCACGTGCAGGGCACCATCAACGGACTCGGCGAGCGCTGCGGCAATGTCGACCTGATTACCGTGGTTGCCAACCTGACGTTGAAGAAACGGGGCTACGAGGCGCTGCACGCCAACAAGCTCGAGCATCTCACCGAGCTGTCGCGGTTCGTCTATGAAACGGCCAACATGCACTTCCGCGACAATCAACCCTTCGTCGGTCGCAGTGCCTTCGCGCACAAGGGGGGCATGCACGCCCACGCCGTCAATCGCGTCGCCCGCAGCTACGAGCACATCGACCCCACGCTCGTCGGCAACGAGCGGCGCATCCTGGTGAGCGAGCTATCGGGCAAGTCGAACATCTTGGCGCTCGCCACGCGGCATAACATCGCCGACGATCCCAAAGTGGCCGAAAAGATTCTGGCCGAGGTCGTCCGGCTCGAAAACTCCGGCTATCAGTTCGAGGCGGCCGAGGCGTCGTTCGACCTGCTGGTCAAACGCACCATGGGGGCCTTCGAGCCACACTTTGAACGCTTGAACTATCGCGTCGAGGTGCAGACCGACGAGCAGGGGACCGTCACCACCGAGGCCACGGTCAAGCTGCGCGTGCGCGACGAGCTGCGCCACGAAGTGGCCGAGGGAGATGGTCCGGTGAACGCGCTCGATGCGGCGCTCCGCAAGGCACTGCTGGGCGTTTACCCCGCGCTGGCCGAGGTGAACCTGGTCGATTACAAAGTCCGCGTGATCAACTCCGAGGCGTCGACCGCCGCACGCGTCCGCGTGGTCATCGAAAGCCGCGACGAGCACGACGTGTGGGGCACGGTCGGCGTCAGCGAAAACGTCGTCGAGGCGAGCTGGATGGCGCTGCTCGACAGCATCGAGTACAAACTCTACAAGGACGAAGCCCGACGCGCGCAACCCAAGTCCGCCCCGAGTAAGGAGCGCGAGCCCGCCCCGGCCGGCGCGGGTCGGTGA
- a CDS encoding Nif3-like dinuclear metal center hexameric protein has product MSSVRTIAQFLDDFAPAELAEQWDNVGLLVGDAGAEVERVMTCLTITPASAHEAIESGAQLIVAHHPLPFRPFKRITRDTITGRMLLDLIAARVAVYSPHTAFDSAAAGINQQLAEGLKLLDVRPLTPAANTVVPPHLGTGRCGRLARPLTLDQLAAELKQFLKIESLQVVGDSSQEVELVAVACGSAGELVDSAIELGCECFVTGEARFHTALEAEAQGIGLLLAGHYATERFAVETLATLLGRQFADVEVWASRSEADPLRWL; this is encoded by the coding sequence GTGTCTAGTGTTCGTACGATCGCGCAATTCTTGGATGACTTCGCCCCTGCCGAATTGGCCGAGCAGTGGGACAACGTTGGCCTCTTGGTCGGTGATGCCGGCGCCGAGGTCGAGCGCGTGATGACCTGTCTCACGATCACGCCGGCCAGTGCCCACGAGGCCATCGAGTCGGGCGCCCAGTTGATCGTGGCACATCACCCGCTGCCGTTTCGCCCCTTCAAGCGGATCACGCGCGACACGATCACCGGCCGCATGCTGCTCGATCTGATCGCCGCGCGCGTGGCCGTCTACAGTCCTCACACGGCGTTCGATTCCGCGGCGGCAGGCATCAATCAGCAATTGGCCGAGGGGTTGAAGCTGCTCGACGTCCGCCCCCTCACGCCCGCGGCGAATACTGTGGTGCCGCCCCATTTGGGAACGGGCCGTTGCGGAAGACTGGCCAGGCCGCTCACGCTCGACCAACTGGCCGCGGAGTTGAAGCAGTTCCTTAAGATCGAGTCGCTCCAGGTCGTCGGCGATTCCAGCCAAGAGGTCGAGCTGGTGGCCGTGGCCTGCGGCAGCGCCGGCGAGCTCGTCGATTCGGCCATCGAGTTGGGCTGCGAGTGTTTTGTAACGGGCGAGGCCCGCTTTCATACGGCCCTCGAGGCCGAGGCCCAGGGCATCGGCCTGCTGCTCGCCGGACACTACGCCACCGAGCGTTTCGCCGTCGAGACGCTGGCCACCCTGCTCGGCCGGCAGTTTGCCGACGTCGAGGTCTGGGCCAGCCGCAGCGAGGCCGATCCGCTCCGCTGGCTCTGA
- a CDS encoding cofactor-independent phosphoglycerate mutase has translation MKYVIVIPDGCADEPQESLGGKTPLEAAHTPAMDAVARAGVVGRANNVPAHLPAGSDVATLSLLGYDPNRYFTGRAPLEAAAQGIQLGPNDWAIRCNLVTVEDQQMRSFTAGQIPDHEARELIAALQANLGGDELEFIPGVSYRNLLIDRPKSGTAPFSQDTRTTPPHDLTDKSVLDDYPRGPGSDKLNQLMTDSVALFAEHPVNVSRRERGLPPATNIWLWGLGRVPALEPFSFVYGKRGAMITAVDLLRGIAALLGWDRIEVPGVTGYLDNDYAAQGRAAIEALQDHDIVCVHIEATDEASHEGDGAAKIKALEDIDRDIVAPIHEALQAQGNYRLLVTPDHPTPLRLKTHSHGFVPLAIAGTGIEPDASTTYDEPTAGRSALAFDEGWRMMAYFLGQNGKR, from the coding sequence ATGAAGTACGTGATCGTCATTCCCGATGGTTGTGCCGACGAACCGCAAGAATCGCTGGGGGGGAAGACGCCTCTCGAAGCCGCGCACACGCCGGCCATGGACGCGGTGGCGCGGGCCGGAGTCGTCGGCCGCGCGAACAATGTGCCGGCGCATCTACCGGCCGGATCGGACGTCGCCACGTTAAGCCTGCTGGGCTACGACCCGAACCGCTATTTCACCGGGCGCGCGCCGCTCGAGGCCGCCGCACAGGGCATTCAGCTTGGCCCCAACGATTGGGCGATCCGCTGCAACCTGGTGACGGTCGAAGACCAGCAGATGCGTTCTTTCACGGCGGGTCAGATTCCCGACCACGAAGCTCGCGAGTTGATCGCCGCCCTGCAAGCGAACCTGGGGGGGGACGAGCTCGAATTCATCCCCGGCGTCAGCTATCGCAACCTGCTGATCGATCGGCCGAAGTCGGGGACGGCGCCGTTCAGCCAGGATACGCGCACCACGCCCCCGCACGACCTGACCGACAAGTCGGTTCTCGACGACTATCCGCGCGGACCGGGGAGCGATAAGCTCAACCAACTGATGACCGACAGCGTGGCGCTCTTTGCCGAACATCCGGTGAACGTCTCGCGGCGCGAGCGCGGCCTGCCCCCAGCCACGAACATCTGGCTCTGGGGCCTGGGGCGCGTGCCGGCGCTCGAGCCCTTCTCGTTCGTGTATGGCAAGCGCGGGGCGATGATTACGGCGGTCGATCTGCTGCGCGGCATCGCCGCCTTGCTCGGCTGGGACCGGATCGAGGTCCCCGGCGTGACGGGATACCTCGACAACGATTACGCCGCCCAAGGCCGGGCCGCCATCGAGGCCCTCCAGGACCACGACATCGTCTGCGTTCATATCGAGGCCACGGACGAGGCCTCGCACGAAGGAGACGGCGCCGCCAAGATCAAGGCACTCGAGGATATCGATCGCGACATCGTGGCTCCCATCCACGAGGCCCTGCAGGCTCAGGGGAATTACCGTCTGCTCGTGACCCCCGACCACCCCACTCCCCTGCGTCTGAAAACGCACAGCCACGGGTTCGTTCCCTTGGCGATCGCCGGCACCGGCATCGAGCCCGACGCCAGCACTACTTACGACGAGCCCACGGCCGGTCGCTCGGCCCTGGCCTTCGACGAAGGATGGCGTATGATGGCCTATTTCCTGGGCCAGAACGGCAAGCGATAG